Part of the Drosophila pseudoobscura strain MV-25-SWS-2005 chromosome 2, UCI_Dpse_MV25, whole genome shotgun sequence genome, acagagtacagtaaaaaaatcaaaattttgcTCAATAAAAAGATGAACGTTGACTTGCGGTCATACTCGCGACACTGGCTCACGGAGTTCATAGAGCAGtaccaggaggaggagtgccTGTGGCAGCCGAAGCACAACGACTACAGCAACCATGCCGCTCGGAACAAGTCCTACGACAGGCTCGTGGAGAAGCTGAAAGAAGTCGAACCGAATCCCGACCGACCCATGGTCGTAAGGTGCATTGGTTATACTATGCCCACCAGTTTCGCAATGCGATCTAATGCTCTTTTTGTTATTGGTTGCAGAAAAATCAACTCACTTCGCTCGGCATTTCGGAGAGAGTATCGGAAGACGACTTGCAAGAGCGACTATGAGACACGGTTGTGGTACTACGACAGGCTGCTCTTCATCGCCGACCACAAGCCAAAGCGGCATGAGTCGGGCACCAAACCGAAGCGGGAATTGCACATTAGCTTCGACGATGAGGATTCCATGGAGTATGAGGACGAGTCACATCACACAACCTCACATTCACAGCAGATGGATAATTTAGGGCCCACATCCTCCGACGAAGTGGAAGAGGTGCCTGCCACCAACAATGTGGTGGTCAGTAGTGAAGGCGCCACCCTAAGTACACTATCCGTGACGCCAGCGGATTGTGTGGCTCTCGTGAAGAGCGAACAGCATCAACATGATGCGGCTGCCGTCCAGGCACACCAGCAATTAGTAGCACATGCGGCGGCCCAAAATTCCATAGCTGCTGCGGCATCCCAAGGGCATGCTGTCAAAGTGCTGGAGATCACATCACTAGATTCAAACAGCCAGCGGGAGATACAACAGGTAAGCGGTTACCATTGATTCCCTTAGTACCATTTCATGTATGTTTTCCGTATCAAACAGGCCGTCAACTCCCTGgaacaacaccagcagcaaatGCATCTCCAGCAGGCCAATGGTCACGGCCAGGCTGTGCCGACCATACAGATCGGACGCGAACACTATCAGCCTCTGTTTAGCAATGCAAACACCACAGCGTACACAACCGCACCGCAACCCCCGCCGCATGACGAATACGATGCTATCGGTGTGAATGTGGCCAGCAAACTGCGAGCCGTCAATCCCACCCAGCGCATCATTGCGGAGAAGCTCATAAGCGACGTGCTCTTTAATGCCCAGCTGGACAACCTCACTGTCAACTCGGCCGTAACGCAGTAGTAACCTTAATCTCAGTTGCAATCGCCAATAGGTTAGGAAACAAAGTTCGATAGAAACCCTTTATTTAACGTCACATTCTGTTTTTCTCTTCCGATATTGGCCACTTttgtggccagcagcagttcATTGTATCATACCGTTCGTGTgtagttttaattaattatatacaATAAATAGATTGTATGTTTTAAGATCCACAGCCATCTCACCCCCCTCTTATTGTCTCATTTCGCGCTGCTGGTCTGCTGCGTCTCCGCCGTAGTCTGGTCTCTGCCACCTGCAATCTTGTTCCAAACGAATCTGGCAAACTAAAGGAAGGATAGCTTAATGATTAGCTATTATTGATGGGgggacaccaccaccactcaCCGTGACCGGCGGGAGGTCGATTTGCTCCGACTCTGTGACCAGTTTGCGGTTATTCTGCATATAGCCCCAGCCGAGATGAATGCCAATCAGGCTAGGCACCATCACAATGGTAACCAGGTTGCGCGACACAAACGACGGTTGCTTGGGCATAATTTCTGTTAAATTTGacgcaaaaaattattatttaacaaaaacaagacaTTTACAGTGTGGCTGCCGTTGGGAAAAATACTGATTTGATATTTTGTATCTGTCAAAAATACCAAAGCTAATCGATAGCAAGAGGTTTGCAGTGCTGGCTGGTTCAGCTGTTGACttttttgaaatgtttccGCCCAAATTTATccattgaattgaattgtgATCTATGACACCATAGAAAAGGTTCTCACACGAGCTGTACAGCttttgtatataatttaaatgaaaacaaatgcaaGCGCTCTTGAGACCTTAACTGGTCACACTGCTCCCGCAGTAGAATAACTTTTAAATAACTGTTAATTTACTTGTGGGGTGAGGTGGGGCTAGTGGAGAGAATCTTGCGGTTTACAATAAGTGTGAAATCCAAACTCACGACGCGATCAGCGCTTTGAAGCTCCACCCAGGGGTGCACTTTGCCCACAGCCCAAAAGCCAACACAAGCCGCAATATGCCATTGACGGGgggacggcgacggcgacccCAACCCACACACCTGCGCAGGCAGCGCGGCGAACATTGTTAGTTTTTGGCAGCAGCGTTTTCCActgacaaacaaaaacaaatcattTTCTGTCGCTGTCGTGAGCGGACGATCTCGGTCTACACAAAGTGCAATAACTAACCATTAGTTCCAGGGAATCTATTCGAATAGGTGGTATTTGTAGTTGATTTAAAAGTGAGTCTCTCCCGTGATTACCATCCCTGTGTTCTTTATTTTGCTcattttttcccattttccttttcatttgCCCTGTCGCCACGCAGTGACGAAGTTGCTAAAATCGATATTTGCATATGTGAGCCTGCAGCTGGACATTCTCAGGTTCAGGTAAGAGAACTCGTGCTCGACATCCTCTGCAGGGCTTCCTCAGACTTGTCCTTGGCCTGCTTTGCTTCGGCCATTTTCATGGAGTACTTCTCGTTGTGCTTGAACACGCAATAAAAGGCGATGCAGCCCACGATATTGATGATAAGGGTCAGCATCAGAACGTAGAACAGCACAATGATCGCCTTCTGACGTTTCGTGCGCTGGCTCCATGGCACATGCTCCGTCGAGAACTACAGAACATATATAGATGGGAGGAGG contains:
- the LOC4800252 gene encoding uncharacterized protein, whose translation is MNVDLRSYSRHWLTEFIEQYQEEECLWQPKHNDYSNHAARNKSYDRLVEKLKEVEPNPDRPMVVRKINSLRSAFRREYRKTTCKSDYETRLWYYDRLLFIADHKPKRHESGTKPKRELHISFDDEDSMEYEDESHHTTSHSQQMDNLGPTSSDEVEEVPATNNVVVSSEGATLSTLSVTPADCVALVKSEQHQHDAAAVQAHQQLVAHAAAQNSIAAAASQGHAVKVLEITSLDSNSQREIQQAVNSLEQHQQQMHLQQANGHGQAVPTIQIGREHYQPLFSNANTTAYTTAPQPPPHDEYDAIGVNVASKLRAVNPTQRIIAEKLISDVLFNAQLDNLTVNSAVTQ
- the LOC4800263 gene encoding uncharacterized protein, yielding MPKQPSFVSRNLVTIVMVPSLIGIHLGWGYMQNNRKLVTESEQIDLPPVTFARFVWNKIAGGRDQTTAETQQTSSAK